A section of the Gemmatimonadales bacterium genome encodes:
- a CDS encoding universal stress protein — MESLLIAVDAAPFADRVGGWLPDLLRAGVRRVTLFHAIEAVGPDVAAELDDLRPRLDRLAVQLSAKSVEVELSFKRGDRFRWLVSLVALRGCQLVVLGPHCSLRGKARSVGSLLRRLLGESPAPLLVLPRPRTESDPGLFDRPILVEGRAQEPWLDSQARTLVPTALHSATLEPGGGSPPGASLLVTGRSPAGGRLEELLFDAPCPVLVIPAHADAIHA; from the coding sequence GTGGAGTCACTTCTCATCGCGGTAGACGCCGCACCGTTCGCCGACCGAGTCGGCGGCTGGCTTCCTGACCTGCTGCGGGCCGGGGTCCGGCGCGTCACGCTGTTCCACGCGATCGAGGCCGTGGGACCCGATGTCGCGGCGGAGCTGGACGACCTGCGGCCGAGGCTGGACCGGCTCGCCGTGCAGCTATCGGCGAAGTCGGTCGAGGTCGAGCTCTCGTTCAAGCGCGGGGACAGGTTCCGGTGGCTGGTCTCTCTCGTCGCCTTGCGCGGGTGCCAGCTGGTGGTGCTGGGCCCTCACTGCTCGCTGCGCGGGAAGGCGCGCTCGGTAGGATCTCTCCTCAGGCGTCTCCTCGGCGAGTCTCCGGCTCCGCTGCTGGTCCTTCCGCGCCCCCGGACCGAGAGCGATCCCGGGCTGTTCGATCGACCGATCTTGGTCGAGGGGCGGGCGCAGGAACCGTGGCTCGATTCCCAGGCGCGTACGCTCGTTCCAACGGCGCTCCATTCCGCGACCCTCGAGCCCGGCGGCGGATCCCCGCCGGGCGCTTCGCTGCTGGTCACCGGGCGTTCGCCGGCCGGCGGCCGTCTGGAAGAGTTGCTGTTCGACGCACCCTGCCCGGTGCTCGTTATTCCCGCCCATGCCGACGCAATTCACGCCTAG
- a CDS encoding HNH endonuclease, whose amino-acid sequence MVRCLALNASFEPLTMVPVRRALRLVIDGKAEIVEADADRVVRSERLALPRPAVIRLNKYVHVPRRFRRQVTNTFLFARDDYRCQFCGRTQATLKHRECLTRDHLVPFSRGGTDAWTNVVTACSTCNARKGNHLPEELGMFPLTPPTEPHFVHLAWAVRRLTPTQARYIGLFYGQQVLAQLAAHA is encoded by the coding sequence GTGGTACGCTGTCTGGCGCTCAATGCGTCTTTCGAGCCGCTCACCATGGTGCCCGTCAGGCGGGCGCTCAGGCTGGTCATCGACGGGAAGGCCGAGATCGTGGAGGCCGACGCGGATCGCGTCGTCCGCTCCGAGCGGCTCGCGCTGCCGCGTCCCGCGGTCATCCGCCTGAACAAGTACGTCCACGTGCCGAGGCGGTTCCGCCGCCAGGTGACGAACACCTTCCTCTTCGCGCGTGACGACTACCGGTGCCAGTTCTGCGGCCGGACCCAGGCCACGCTCAAGCACCGCGAGTGCCTGACGCGCGACCACCTCGTTCCATTCTCGCGGGGCGGTACCGACGCGTGGACCAACGTCGTCACCGCGTGCTCCACCTGCAACGCGCGCAAGGGCAACCACCTCCCCGAGGAGCTGGGGATGTTCCCGCTCACCCCGCCCACCGAGCCGCACTTCGTGCATCTGGCTTGGGCGGTGCGGCGCCTCACGCCCACCCAGGCCCGTTACATCGGCCTGTTCTACGGGCAGCAGGTCCTCGCCCAACTCGCCGCGCACGCCTGA
- the argH gene encoding argininosuccinate lyase, with the protein MSDAPHVMWGGRFAQPMDPRLDKMNRSLPVDRRLWREDIETNRAWVHALEGVGVLTADERARLLEGLDAVEARLAGGVAEGAEDEDIHSLIERLLGEVIGPLAGKLHTGRSRNDQCATDLRLWTIRALGRLDGALASLARALIAQAGAGLDVLMPSYTHTQRAQPVRYAHWALAHVWALHRDRGRVADARGRASVLPLGSGAIAGSGFAVDRDDLAQRLGFRAVSRNSIDAVGDRDFAIEAAFVATLVGTHLSRLAEDLVLFSSAEFGFAVLAESFTTGSSLMPQKRNPDSLELVRGRSAQLLGRLVAMMATMKAMPSGYQKDMQENNAALFDTLDGAGAAVELMEGVVAGLTVVPERMAAALDAGTLATDLADLLVQSGRPFREAHGLVGALVRKAEELGAPIDRMPAAEAAGIDPELPALLARLGGAEAAVERRRVAGGTSRAAVLAQLDAATSAFKP; encoded by the coding sequence GTGTCTGACGCCCCGCATGTGATGTGGGGCGGGCGCTTCGCCCAGCCCATGGACCCGCGGCTCGACAAGATGAACCGCAGCCTGCCGGTGGACCGCCGGCTGTGGCGGGAGGATATCGAGACGAACCGAGCCTGGGTCCACGCGCTCGAGGGCGTCGGTGTCCTGACGGCCGACGAGCGCGCGCGTCTACTGGAAGGGCTCGACGCCGTCGAAGCGCGGCTCGCGGGGGGCGTCGCCGAGGGCGCTGAGGACGAGGACATCCACTCGCTGATCGAGCGGCTCCTCGGCGAAGTCATCGGCCCGCTGGCCGGCAAGCTCCACACCGGCCGTTCCCGGAACGACCAGTGCGCGACGGACCTGCGGCTGTGGACGATTCGCGCGCTGGGGCGGCTCGACGGCGCGCTCGCGTCGCTGGCTCGCGCCCTGATCGCTCAGGCCGGCGCCGGCCTGGACGTGCTGATGCCGTCCTACACCCACACCCAGCGGGCGCAGCCCGTCCGTTACGCGCACTGGGCGCTGGCGCACGTGTGGGCGCTCCACCGGGACCGCGGCCGGGTGGCCGATGCGCGCGGCCGAGCATCGGTCCTTCCCCTCGGCTCCGGAGCGATCGCGGGCTCGGGCTTCGCGGTGGATCGGGACGACCTGGCCCAGCGGCTCGGCTTCAGGGCGGTGTCGCGCAACTCGATCGACGCGGTCGGCGACCGCGACTTCGCGATCGAGGCGGCCTTCGTCGCCACTCTCGTCGGCACGCACCTCTCCCGCCTCGCCGAAGACCTCGTGCTCTTCTCGTCGGCCGAATTCGGGTTCGCCGTGCTCGCCGAGTCGTTCACGACCGGCAGCAGCCTGATGCCGCAGAAGCGCAACCCCGATTCGCTCGAGCTGGTGCGCGGCAGGTCGGCACAGCTCCTCGGCCGCCTCGTGGCGATGATGGCGACGATGAAAGCCATGCCGTCCGGCTACCAGAAGGACATGCAGGAGAACAACGCCGCGCTGTTCGACACGCTGGACGGCGCGGGTGCCGCGGTGGAGCTGATGGAGGGCGTCGTGGCGGGGCTCACGGTTGTTCCGGAGCGGATGGCCGCGGCGCTGGACGCCGGGACCCTCGCGACGGATCTCGCGGACCTTCTCGTGCAGTCGGGCCGGCCGTTCCGCGAGGCGCACGGCCTGGTGGGCGCCCTGGTGCGGAAAGCCGAAGAATTGGGTGCGCCCATCGACCGGATGCCGGCCGCTGAGGCGGCCGGTATCGACCCCGAACTTCCCGCCCTCCTCGCCCGCTTGGGTGGCGCCGAGGCCGCGGTGGAGCGGCGCCGCGTGGCGGGTGGGACCTCCCGTGCGGCGGTCCTGGCGCAGCTGGACGCCGCGACCTCCGCCTTCAAACCCTAG
- a CDS encoding sugar nucleotide-binding protein, with protein sequence MSPRPGRALVIGASGFLGSRLLALAPRDVELTGTGWRRPVRPGNWREITLDVTSPSALAAVVERERPAAVFFCSADKSDRAITVDAPRQAARLAARQQARFVFFSTDLVFDGARGNYTEDSPVGPIMPHGSMKAEAEAQLRIENPEALVIRPSLLVGESGIMLRPDHECGHLMRGQPVTLYKDEWRSPVQVDDVARAAWELCSTDVAGAYHVAGPERMTRLELGRILCTLYRFNTGLLREGARPEERPRDTSLDSAKVAALLGWAPGPLRARAHPPAAAGV encoded by the coding sequence CTGAGCCCACGGCCCGGCCGCGCGCTGGTCATCGGCGCTTCGGGCTTTCTGGGCTCGCGCCTCCTCGCCCTGGCGCCCCGCGACGTCGAGCTGACCGGCACCGGATGGCGCCGGCCGGTCCGTCCCGGCAATTGGCGCGAGATCACCCTCGACGTGACCTCGCCCTCGGCGCTCGCGGCCGTGGTCGAGCGCGAGCGGCCGGCCGCCGTTTTCTTCTGCTCCGCCGACAAGTCCGACCGCGCCATCACTGTGGACGCGCCGCGCCAGGCCGCCCGCCTCGCCGCCCGCCAGCAGGCGCGGTTCGTCTTCTTCTCGACGGACCTGGTCTTCGACGGAGCGCGCGGCAACTACACGGAAGACTCACCGGTCGGCCCCATAATGCCGCACGGCTCCATGAAGGCGGAAGCGGAGGCCCAGCTCCGTATCGAAAATCCCGAAGCGCTCGTCATCCGCCCGTCGCTCCTGGTGGGGGAGAGCGGGATCATGCTGCGCCCCGACCACGAGTGCGGCCACCTGATGCGAGGCCAGCCGGTGACGCTCTACAAGGACGAGTGGCGGAGCCCCGTTCAGGTGGACGACGTGGCCCGGGCCGCCTGGGAGCTTTGCAGCACCGATGTCGCCGGCGCATACCATGTGGCGGGCCCGGAGCGGATGACGCGGCTCGAGCTGGGCAGGATACTGTGCACCCTCTACCGCTTCAACACCGGGCTGCTTCGAGAAGGCGCGAGGCCCGAGGAGCGACCGCGCGATACTTCGCTCGACTCCGCCAAGGTCGCGGCGCTGCTGGGGTGGGCGCCGGGGCCGCTCCGCGCTCGCGCGCATCCGCCGGCCGCCGCCGGTGTCTGA
- a CDS encoding argininosuccinate synthase, translated as MAHTVMLAYSGGLDTSAIVPWLREHYDARVVCVAADVGQGAGELEGLEEKARRSGADACVVEDVRERLVREFIWPTLKAGAVYARTYLLGTAMARPLIAERQVVAARRFGATALAHGCTGKGNDQVRFELTYAAFAPDLAVIAPWREWEFRGREDLLAYLVRVGVPSTATAEQPYSRDRNLWHLSHEGGVLEDPWCEPPADLYLLTNDPADAPNTPAVVAIGFEQGEPVALDGEPMDPVTLIETLNALAGEHGVGRADIVEDRLVGIKSRGVYETPAGTVLFQAHRELEQLVLDRRTLSLADDVGRRYADLVYDGRWWTPEREALDALVNSTQRHVTGTVKMKLFKGAARVAGRSSPHSLYHEGLATFGADDVYKQSDSEGFIRLYGLAVRTAADRERRLGARLAEAAD; from the coding sequence ATGGCGCATACGGTGATGCTGGCGTATTCGGGCGGGCTCGACACTTCGGCGATCGTGCCGTGGCTGCGCGAGCACTACGACGCGAGGGTCGTCTGCGTGGCCGCGGACGTGGGCCAGGGCGCGGGCGAGCTCGAGGGGCTCGAGGAGAAGGCCCGGCGCTCGGGCGCCGACGCCTGCGTCGTCGAGGACGTCCGCGAGCGCTTGGTCCGGGAGTTCATCTGGCCGACCTTGAAAGCGGGCGCGGTCTATGCCCGCACCTACCTCCTGGGCACCGCCATGGCGCGCCCGCTCATCGCCGAGCGGCAGGTGGTCGCGGCACGCCGCTTCGGCGCGACCGCTCTGGCGCACGGCTGCACCGGGAAGGGCAACGACCAGGTGCGATTCGAGCTCACCTACGCCGCCTTCGCGCCCGACCTCGCCGTGATCGCACCGTGGCGCGAATGGGAGTTCCGCGGCCGCGAGGACCTGCTCGCCTACCTGGTTCGCGTAGGCGTCCCCAGCACCGCGACGGCCGAGCAGCCGTACAGCCGCGACCGCAACCTTTGGCACCTCTCCCACGAGGGCGGCGTGCTGGAGGACCCGTGGTGCGAGCCGCCGGCCGACCTCTACCTCCTGACGAACGATCCAGCGGACGCGCCGAACACGCCGGCCGTCGTGGCCATCGGTTTCGAGCAGGGCGAGCCGGTGGCGCTCGACGGTGAGCCGATGGACCCGGTAACGCTGATCGAGACGCTCAACGCGCTGGCGGGTGAGCACGGGGTGGGCCGGGCGGACATCGTCGAGGACCGGCTCGTGGGCATCAAGTCGCGCGGCGTATACGAGACGCCCGCCGGCACGGTGCTCTTCCAGGCGCACCGGGAGCTCGAGCAGCTGGTGCTCGACCGGCGCACCCTGTCTCTGGCCGACGACGTGGGCCGGCGTTATGCGGACCTGGTCTACGACGGACGCTGGTGGACGCCGGAGCGCGAAGCGCTCGACGCGCTTGTGAACTCGACCCAGCGCCACGTCACCGGCACGGTGAAGATGAAGCTCTTCAAAGGCGCCGCGCGGGTGGCCGGCCGGTCGTCGCCGCACTCCCTCTACCACGAGGGCCTCGCGACATTCGGCGCCGACGACGTCTACAAACAGAGCGATTCCGAAGGCTTCATCCGGCTCTACGGCCTGGCGGTGCGCACCGCCGCCGACCGCGAGCGGCGGCTCGGGGCCCGGCTCGCGGAGGCGGCCGACTGA
- a CDS encoding amidohydrolase family protein, with protein MPAIRLSARWVLPMVVPPIEGGAVLVGEDGRIAAVGRDAEVPRPSEVEEWQLGDAVLMPGLVNTHAHLELTALRGLVRDRPFSRWIASVRGIKEALTAADFRASARWGVLESFAAGITTTGDTGSSGEAAIALAELGARGVAYQEVFGPDPAQCEAALAELERALDRLWPFTSARVEVGVSPHAPYTVSTVLLRNVAAFARARGCKVAMHVAESPDESLFVERGEGPFAEALRARGIVVGPQQCSPVAWVARSGLMELRPLLIHCVTAGEEDFRYLARHGAAVAHCPWSNAVLGHGRADLALMRTLKVTVGLGTDSVTAGGGVDLFHEARVAAVGTDLTPRELLRLVTMDGAAALGLDGLGMLVPSAWGDLVAVSLGAPALAGAADPEEALALSATAADVHHAWVAGRMVYQRGFWPGVDAPLERAALERAAKNARAARG; from the coding sequence GTGCCGGCCATCCGTCTCAGTGCGCGCTGGGTGCTGCCGATGGTGGTGCCGCCGATCGAAGGCGGCGCCGTGCTCGTCGGCGAGGACGGCCGCATCGCGGCCGTCGGCCGGGACGCGGAGGTCCCCCGTCCCTCAGAGGTCGAGGAGTGGCAGTTAGGCGACGCGGTCCTGATGCCCGGGCTGGTGAACACCCACGCGCATCTCGAGCTGACCGCGCTGCGCGGGCTGGTTCGCGACCGGCCGTTCTCCCGGTGGATCGCGTCGGTCAGAGGGATCAAGGAAGCCCTCACCGCGGCCGACTTCCGCGCTTCCGCCCGATGGGGCGTGCTCGAGAGCTTCGCGGCGGGCATCACGACGACCGGCGACACCGGCTCCTCCGGTGAGGCCGCGATCGCCCTGGCGGAGCTCGGCGCGCGCGGCGTCGCCTACCAGGAGGTGTTCGGGCCCGATCCTGCGCAGTGCGAGGCGGCGCTGGCCGAGCTGGAGCGCGCGCTCGACCGGCTCTGGCCCTTCACGTCGGCCCGCGTCGAGGTCGGTGTCTCGCCCCACGCACCCTACACCGTCTCCACCGTCCTGCTCCGCAACGTCGCCGCTTTCGCGCGCGCCCGCGGCTGCAAGGTCGCAATGCACGTCGCGGAGTCGCCCGACGAATCCCTTTTCGTGGAGCGGGGCGAAGGCCCCTTCGCCGAAGCCCTGCGCGCCCGCGGCATCGTGGTCGGGCCGCAGCAATGCAGTCCGGTCGCGTGGGTCGCGCGCTCGGGGCTCATGGAGCTCCGTCCCCTGCTCATCCACTGCGTCACGGCCGGCGAGGAGGATTTCCGCTACCTGGCTCGGCATGGCGCCGCGGTCGCCCACTGCCCGTGGTCGAACGCGGTCCTCGGTCATGGCCGTGCCGACCTCGCCCTCATGCGGACGCTCAAGGTGACGGTCGGATTGGGCACTGATTCCGTGACGGCGGGCGGCGGGGTCGACCTGTTCCACGAGGCCCGAGTGGCCGCGGTCGGAACGGACCTCACCCCCCGGGAGCTGCTGCGCCTGGTCACGATGGACGGCGCGGCGGCGCTGGGTCTCGACGGCCTCGGCATGCTGGTGCCGAGCGCATGGGGCGACCTCGTCGCCGTCTCGCTGGGCGCGCCGGCGCTCGCCGGAGCGGCCGATCCGGAAGAGGCGCTGGCTCTCTCGGCGACCGCCGCCGACGTGCATCATGCCTGGGTAGCGGGACGGATGGTGTACCAGCGCGGCTTCTGGCCCGGAGTGGACGCGCCACTGGAGCGGGCCGCGCTGGAGCGGGCCGCGAAGAACGCCCGCGCCGCGCGGGGCTAG
- a CDS encoding PBP1A family penicillin-binding protein, protein MAEQPKQPKQRGITRFFTPDRARRTVFVLLLVFGFGVGIVYGSWTRVCAGRACPSIAILDDYRPQQTSKVYAVDGRLITELGLERRTLIRLADMPRHLKAAFIAVEDKRFYQHHGIDYSRVFGAVRANVFSLSWGQGFSTITMQLARNVFPDRITREKKLSRKLKEVWVARELEQTYTKDRILELYLNQIYLGNGAYGVETAALRYFGKSARDLNIAESALLAALPQRPESYNPRRYPARAVRRRNLVIELMRRQGYLTAEQAEEAKAYPLGLSARQDYGELAPYFVEWLRQTLDARFGRDLYEKGLRVYTTLDIDMQQAAERALEGQIEAIENGAYGRFPHRTFAQYLASSPDHGDGPRSGTTPYLQGAMIAMDAETGEIRAMVGGRDFDDSKFNRATQAMRQAGSTFKLFVYSAAIRTGHSPNEMLDDAPISLPMSDGTVWEPQNFEVGEFHGPMTLRRGLASSVNLVAIRLGLELGVETVVDEARRYGITTPVPAVPSIFIGSADVLALELVSAFTAPASLGVRASPIGIRRVEDAEGTVLWQPQIRRQRVMSPDQAFVLTDMLRDVVRGGTAMSAVRGAGFTVPAGGKTGTTNDYTDVWFVGFTRELVAGFWMGFDRPQTIKPGAQGGRLAAPAWTAFMREVYERRPNPGEWSRPTGVVTREIDVESGKLATPNCPARSRRWEVFSPGAAPVESCPLHPGPGAPALSAPRGDDVRPPPRPPGGH, encoded by the coding sequence ATGGCCGAACAACCGAAACAGCCGAAGCAGCGCGGCATCACGCGCTTCTTCACCCCCGATCGGGCGCGTCGCACGGTGTTCGTGCTGCTGCTCGTCTTCGGGTTCGGGGTCGGCATCGTCTACGGCAGCTGGACCCGGGTCTGCGCCGGCCGCGCGTGCCCCTCCATCGCCATCCTCGACGACTATAGGCCCCAGCAGACCTCGAAGGTGTACGCGGTGGACGGCCGCCTCATCACCGAGCTGGGCCTTGAGCGCCGCACCCTCATCCGCCTCGCCGACATGCCGCGGCATCTCAAGGCGGCGTTCATCGCCGTCGAGGACAAGCGCTTCTACCAGCACCACGGCATCGACTACTCGCGCGTCTTCGGCGCGGTGCGCGCCAACGTCTTCTCACTGTCGTGGGGGCAGGGCTTCTCGACCATCACGATGCAGCTGGCGCGTAACGTCTTCCCCGATCGCATCACCCGGGAGAAGAAGCTCAGCCGCAAGCTCAAGGAAGTCTGGGTAGCGCGGGAGCTGGAGCAGACCTACACCAAGGACCGCATCCTGGAGCTCTACCTCAACCAGATCTACCTCGGCAACGGCGCCTACGGCGTAGAGACCGCCGCGCTTCGCTACTTCGGGAAGTCGGCCCGGGACCTCAACATCGCGGAGTCGGCGCTCCTGGCCGCGCTGCCGCAGCGGCCGGAGAGCTACAACCCGCGCCGCTACCCGGCGCGCGCGGTGCGGCGGCGCAACCTGGTCATCGAGCTGATGCGCCGGCAGGGTTACCTCACCGCCGAGCAGGCCGAGGAGGCGAAGGCCTACCCGCTGGGCCTCTCGGCGCGCCAGGACTATGGCGAGCTGGCGCCGTACTTCGTCGAGTGGCTCCGGCAAACGCTCGATGCGCGCTTCGGCCGCGACCTGTACGAGAAGGGCCTCCGCGTCTACACCACGCTGGACATAGACATGCAGCAGGCCGCCGAGCGCGCTCTCGAGGGGCAGATCGAGGCGATAGAGAACGGCGCGTACGGCCGGTTCCCCCACCGGACCTTCGCGCAGTACCTGGCCTCGAGCCCCGACCACGGCGACGGGCCGCGCTCCGGCACCACGCCCTACCTCCAGGGCGCGATGATCGCGATGGATGCCGAGACCGGCGAGATCCGCGCCATGGTGGGCGGGCGCGACTTCGACGACTCGAAGTTCAATCGCGCCACGCAGGCGATGCGCCAGGCCGGCTCCACCTTCAAACTCTTCGTGTACTCCGCCGCCATCCGCACCGGCCATTCGCCTAACGAGATGCTCGATGACGCGCCCATCTCGCTCCCCATGAGCGACGGCACGGTCTGGGAACCGCAGAACTTCGAAGTGGGCGAATTCCACGGCCCGATGACGTTGCGGCGCGGGCTCGCGTCGTCCGTCAACCTGGTCGCGATCCGTCTCGGCTTGGAGCTGGGAGTGGAGACGGTCGTGGACGAGGCGCGGCGCTACGGAATCACGACTCCCGTGCCCGCCGTCCCCTCGATCTTCATCGGGTCGGCGGACGTACTGGCGCTGGAGCTGGTCTCGGCCTTCACCGCTCCCGCCTCGCTGGGCGTGCGCGCCTCGCCGATCGGCATCCGCCGCGTGGAGGACGCCGAAGGCACCGTCCTCTGGCAGCCGCAGATCCGGCGCCAGCGCGTCATGTCACCCGATCAGGCGTTCGTGCTGACCGACATGCTGCGCGACGTGGTCCGTGGCGGCACCGCGATGTCCGCGGTCCGCGGCGCGGGCTTCACCGTCCCCGCCGGGGGCAAGACCGGCACCACGAACGACTACACCGATGTCTGGTTCGTCGGGTTCACGAGGGAGCTGGTCGCGGGATTCTGGATGGGGTTCGACCGCCCGCAGACCATCAAGCCCGGCGCCCAGGGCGGCCGGCTCGCGGCGCCGGCGTGGACGGCGTTCATGCGCGAGGTGTACGAGCGCCGACCCAACCCCGGCGAGTGGTCCCGCCCGACCGGAGTCGTGACCCGCGAGATAGACGTGGAGTCCGGGAAGCTCGCGACGCCGAACTGTCCTGCTCGCTCTCGCCGGTGGGAGGTGTTCTCGCCCGGCGCGGCGCCGGTCGAGTCATGCCCGCTGCACCCGGGACCGGGTGCACCCGCCCTGTCCGCGCCCCGTGGCGACGACGTCAGGCCCCCACCGCGCCCGCCGGGCGGCCACTAG
- a CDS encoding DUF6364 family protein — protein MKTKVTVTIERDLVPRAKRYARARGVSLSHLIEVALREMSAGESTSFAQRWRGKFRPASRTGERYRALAAKYL, from the coding sequence ATGAAGACCAAAGTCACGGTCACCATCGAGCGGGACCTCGTGCCGAGGGCGAAGCGCTACGCCCGGGCGCGGGGCGTCTCCCTGTCCCACCTCATTGAGGTCGCCCTGCGCGAGATGAGCGCCGGCGAGAGTACGTCCTTCGCGCAGCGGTGGCGGGGCAAGTTCCGGCCGGCCTCGCGCACCGGCGAACGGTACCGGGCACTGGCCGCCAAGTACCTGTGA
- a CDS encoding PIN domain-containing protein, with the protein MIILLDTDVLIDVALDRAPHAEAAASLLDAVERRPGSGYVAWHTIANFYYLVAPSRGGQATRAFVLDLLRFVEVAPTVTDSLRKAARLEMKDFEDAMQVAAAEACGAEVIATRNIRDYAKAPIRVTTPRALLAELA; encoded by the coding sequence GTGATCATTCTGCTGGACACCGATGTCCTCATTGACGTTGCCCTGGACCGCGCCCCGCATGCCGAAGCCGCGGCGAGCCTGCTCGATGCCGTCGAGCGCCGGCCAGGGTCCGGGTACGTAGCGTGGCACACGATCGCCAACTTCTACTACCTGGTGGCGCCGTCGCGCGGCGGCCAGGCGACGCGGGCTTTCGTGCTCGACCTGTTGCGGTTCGTGGAGGTCGCCCCCACCGTGACCGACAGCTTGCGGAAGGCGGCCAGACTCGAGATGAAAGACTTCGAGGACGCGATGCAGGTTGCCGCCGCCGAGGCGTGCGGCGCCGAGGTCATCGCCACGCGAAACATCCGCGACTATGCGAAGGCGCCGATCAGGGTGACCACGCCGCGCGCGCTGTTGGCCGAGCTGGCCTAG